Part of the Pseudomonas sp. P8_241 genome is shown below.
ACGATACATGTCGCGACCCAGCGGGTTCTTAGGCAGCATGCCTTTGACCGCGGTCTCGATCACGCGCTCAGGGGCTTTAGCGATCAGCTTTTCGAAGTTGATCGACTTGATACCGCCCGGGAAACCGGAGTGGGAGTAGTAGATTTTGTCGGTGGTTTTAGCACCGGTTACACGAATCTGCTCGGCATTGATAACGACGATGTAATCGCCGGTGTCAACGTGAGGAGTGTACTCAGCTTTATGCTTGCCACGCAGACGGCTCGCGATTTCGGTGGCCAGACGACCCAGGGTCTGACCTGCAGCGTCGACGACAAACCAGTCGCGCTGTACTGTTTCCGGTTTAGCAGTAAAAGTTTTCATTCTTTATAGCCTCAGGGGCCGCCCTGTAAATTAGACGGCGGATCTTACTG
Proteins encoded:
- the rplM gene encoding 50S ribosomal protein L13; translated protein: MKTFTAKPETVQRDWFVVDAAGQTLGRLATEIASRLRGKHKAEYTPHVDTGDYIVVINAEQIRVTGAKTTDKIYYSHSGFPGGIKSINFEKLIAKAPERVIETAVKGMLPKNPLGRDMYRKLKVYAGAVHPHTAQQPQELKF